A genome region from Corvus hawaiiensis isolate bCorHaw1 chromosome 4, bCorHaw1.pri.cur, whole genome shotgun sequence includes the following:
- the TOB2 gene encoding protein Tob2: MHLEIKVALNFIISYLYNKLPRRRADLFGEELERLLKKKYEGHWYPEKPLKGSGYRCVHIGETVDPVVELAAKRSGLAVEDVRANVPEELSVWIDPFEVSYQIGEKGSVKVLYLDDSEGCSATELDKEIKSSFNPDAQVFVPIGSHDNSLSNSPSPSFGQSPSPTFIPRSAQPITFTTATFAATKFGSTKMKKGGGAGGGGSGAGAVQQPRMVRSPTTNLLKHKGLSLSMHSLNFVGSAGSQAPQSQLSPNAKEFVYSGGSPGASSLFFDGVASESQASSIPPASQFNASTGGTFDMAQVFSGSTNSLFLEKSPFVEGLSYNLNAMQYPSQSFQPVVLAN, encoded by the coding sequence ATGCATCTGGAGATCAAAGTTGCTCTTAACTTCATCATCTCATACCTGTACAACAAGCTTCCTCGGAGGCGGGCAGACCTGTTTGGTGAGGAGCTAGAGCGCCTGCTGAAGAAGAAATATGAGGGTCACTGGTACCCAGAGAAACCTCTGAAGGGATCTGGCTATCGCTGTGTTCATATAGGGGAGACGGTGGATCCAGTGGTGGAGCTGGCGGCCAAGCGGAGCGGGCTGGCTGTGGAGGATGTACGTGCCAATGTGCCAGAAGAGCTGAGTGTCTGGATTGATCCTTTTGAGGTTTCCTACCAGATCGGTGAGAAGGGCTCTGTTAAGGTTCTCTACCTAGATGACAGTGAGGGCTGCAGTGCCACAGAGCTGGACAAAGAAATCAAGAGCAGCTTCAACCCTGATGCCCAGGTATTTGTCCCTATCGGCAGCCATGACAACTCGCTGTCCAACTCTCCGTCCCCCTCCTTTGGCCAGTCACCCAGCCCCACCTTCATCCCTCGCTCTGCACAGCCCATCACTTTCACCACTGCCACCTTTGCTGCCACCAAGTTCGGCTCAACCAAGATGAAGAAgggtggaggagctggaggagggggcagtggagcaggggctgtgcagcaACCGAGAATGGTCAGGTCTCCCACCACCAACCTGCTGAAGCACAAGGGCCTCTCCCTGTCTATGCACTCTCTGAACTTCGTCGGGAGCGCTGGGAGCCAAGCCCCGCAGTCACAGCTCTCCCCCAATGCCAAGGAGTTCGTTTACAGTGGCGGCTCACCAGGAGCCAGCAGTCTCTTCTTCGATGGTGTTGCCAGTGAGAGCCAGGCCAGCAGCATCCCGCCAGCATCGCAGTTCAACGCCAGCACAGGTGGTACCTTTGATATGGCTCAGGTCTTCAGTGGCAGCACCAATAGCCTCTTTCTGGAGAAGTCTCCCTTCGTGGAAGGACTCAGCTACAACCTGAATGCCATGCAGTATCCTAGCCAGTCGTTCCAGCCCGTCGTCCTGGCcaactga